One region of Ahniella affigens genomic DNA includes:
- a CDS encoding acyltransferase: protein MITTFAHWIRASIAGGLVSINTLLHAAPIVSLSLAKLALPIRSLRRELSLWMAALGESWIGVNNRLMAWLTPTRWVLSGDLALSRARRYLVLSNHQSWVDIPVLQKVLNRRIPFQRFFLKDSLFWVPVLGLAWWALDFPFMKRASKSEIAKNPKLATRDLDAARKACAKFRELPVSIMNFVEGTRANARKLAESSYRHLLQPKSGGVAQVLNSMGELLDGIVDVTIVYPDGRPTIMDLIAGKIREIRVDLSFRPVPAELLGGNYETDPDYRKRFQAWLNTLWAEKDARIEQLLSVARASPEPTPAAS from the coding sequence ATGATCACCACCTTTGCTCACTGGATCCGCGCCAGCATTGCCGGCGGCCTGGTATCGATCAACACGCTGCTGCATGCCGCGCCGATCGTAAGTTTGTCGCTCGCCAAGCTCGCGTTGCCAATTCGGTCGCTGCGCCGTGAGCTATCGCTCTGGATGGCGGCATTGGGTGAAAGCTGGATCGGCGTCAACAATCGACTGATGGCGTGGCTCACGCCTACACGCTGGGTACTGTCGGGCGATCTGGCCTTGAGTCGCGCGCGGCGCTATCTGGTGCTCAGCAATCATCAAAGTTGGGTCGATATCCCGGTCCTGCAGAAGGTGCTGAATCGTCGCATCCCCTTTCAGCGCTTCTTTCTGAAAGACAGCCTGTTCTGGGTTCCGGTACTCGGATTGGCTTGGTGGGCTCTGGATTTTCCGTTCATGAAGCGGGCGAGCAAGTCCGAGATTGCCAAGAACCCTAAGCTCGCTACGCGTGATCTCGACGCCGCGCGCAAAGCCTGTGCAAAATTTCGTGAGCTGCCGGTGTCGATCATGAATTTTGTCGAGGGCACCCGCGCCAACGCGCGGAAGCTCGCGGAGTCGTCGTACCGGCATTTGCTGCAGCCCAAGTCCGGGGGCGTGGCGCAGGTATTGAACTCGATGGGCGAACTGCTGGACGGCATCGTCGACGTGACCATCGTCTATCCGGATGGCCGCCCGACGATCATGGACCTGATCGCTGGCAAGATCCGGGAGATCCGCGTTGATCTGAGCTTCCGGCCCGTGCCCGCTGAGCTGCTGGGCGGCAACTACGAGACCGATCCCGATTATCGGAAGCGGTTTCAGGCGTGGCTGAACACGCTTTGGGCGGAGAAGGACGCGCGGATCGAGCAACTGTTGAGTGTGGCGCGCGCGTCGCCTGAACCAACTCCGGCAGCGAGCTGA
- a CDS encoding tail fiber domain-containing protein: MRHTTLASLLLALCSPAFAMSTAFTYQGSLEDAGLPANGTFDFSFELLDHQTIVREDVTVIDGLFTVDLDFGPAITMGDYELLVGVRPGNQTGAFAPLNTSTPIRPVPQAQVAEFAGEAASVSPNAVGAVGIIDGSVGAAEINSTEVQRRVAGSCGANEAIRSVAADGSVTCSVTSGAVSAVTAINTGSGLTGGPITSSGTISVASNGITSSHIGDGEVGVFDINVNEVQRRVVGNCPAGSAIRSIANDGSSACTAISGVSWALSGNAGTNASNNFLGTTDAQPLVLRAWNSQVMKLEAVSSSANIAAGSSANVVASGVRGGTVVGGGAIPLSEGVLFFEEPNVAYDHYASVFGGLANRAGSADANPSNARYATVLGGMGLRATAESSTAVGGASNRAVAEYATTVGGYASLAYGPYSVIAGGSGNGTTGTYAAAIGGQGNCAGGAASFAAGTSAKVRPASTGTLPTGCENISRTTDNNGDEGTFVWADASSTTPFVSSGPNKFEVRATGGVRLVTNSASTAGVTLAAGSGSWSSISDRNMKDDIKTVDSELVLQHVSTLPIYTWRYKAQAADIRHMGPMAQDFHAAFKLNGSDDRSIATVDPDGVALAAIQGLNTKLERENAALRARLDAIEAALGLTPKL; encoded by the coding sequence ATGCGTCACACCACTTTGGCCAGCTTGTTGCTGGCGCTCTGTAGCCCCGCTTTTGCCATGAGCACCGCCTTCACGTATCAGGGCAGTCTGGAAGATGCGGGTTTGCCCGCTAACGGGACATTCGATTTCAGCTTTGAACTACTTGACCATCAAACCATCGTTCGTGAGGACGTGACCGTCATTGATGGCTTGTTCACCGTTGATCTCGACTTTGGCCCGGCGATCACGATGGGCGACTACGAGTTGCTCGTCGGGGTTCGCCCCGGCAATCAGACTGGTGCCTTCGCGCCACTGAATACCAGCACCCCGATTCGACCCGTACCGCAAGCCCAGGTGGCCGAATTTGCGGGCGAGGCGGCAAGCGTCAGCCCCAATGCAGTCGGCGCTGTGGGCATCATTGATGGGAGCGTCGGCGCGGCCGAGATCAATAGCACTGAGGTGCAGCGACGGGTGGCCGGAAGCTGCGGGGCAAATGAGGCGATCCGCAGCGTCGCGGCCGATGGTTCGGTGACTTGCAGTGTCACCAGCGGCGCAGTGTCTGCCGTAACGGCGATCAACACGGGTTCTGGATTGACGGGCGGGCCAATCACGAGCAGCGGCACGATTTCGGTCGCGTCGAACGGCATTACGAGTTCGCACATCGGTGACGGCGAGGTCGGCGTCTTCGACATCAATGTCAACGAAGTGCAGCGGCGCGTGGTCGGCAATTGCCCGGCGGGCAGTGCGATCCGGAGCATCGCGAATGATGGATCATCCGCCTGCACGGCGATCTCTGGCGTGTCCTGGGCGCTGAGCGGGAATGCCGGTACGAACGCAAGCAACAACTTCCTCGGTACAACGGATGCCCAGCCGCTCGTCCTCCGCGCGTGGAACTCGCAAGTGATGAAGCTCGAAGCCGTCAGCTCCAGCGCGAACATCGCCGCTGGCAGTTCGGCCAACGTCGTGGCGTCCGGGGTTCGCGGTGGCACCGTCGTGGGTGGCGGCGCCATTCCGCTATCCGAGGGCGTGTTGTTCTTTGAGGAACCTAACGTCGCCTACGACCACTACGCGTCGGTATTTGGCGGCCTGGCTAACCGTGCTGGGAGCGCCGATGCGAATCCGAGCAATGCGCGTTATGCCACGGTTTTAGGTGGCATGGGCCTACGCGCCACGGCAGAGAGTTCGACGGCAGTGGGTGGTGCAAGCAATCGTGCGGTGGCAGAATACGCCACAACGGTGGGCGGTTACGCGAGCCTGGCCTACGGCCCGTACTCAGTCATTGCAGGTGGCAGTGGCAACGGCACGACGGGGACGTATGCGGCGGCAATCGGCGGTCAGGGCAATTGCGCTGGCGGCGCTGCGTCGTTTGCTGCGGGAACCTCGGCAAAGGTACGGCCAGCCAGTACTGGCACCCTGCCAACCGGATGCGAGAACATTTCGCGCACCACGGACAACAACGGCGACGAGGGCACCTTTGTGTGGGCTGATGCGTCGAGCACGACGCCGTTTGTGTCGAGCGGCCCCAACAAGTTTGAAGTGCGGGCGACGGGTGGTGTGCGTCTGGTCACTAACAGCGCATCGACGGCCGGTGTCACGTTGGCTGCTGGGAGTGGCAGCTGGAGCAGCATCAGTGACCGCAACATGAAGGACGACATCAAGACGGTTGACTCCGAATTGGTGCTGCAGCATGTGAGCACTTTGCCGATCTATACCTGGCGCTACAAAGCGCAAGCAGCCGATATTCGGCACATGGGCCCCATGGCGCAAGATTTCCACGCGGCGTTCAAACTCAATGGCTCGGATGACCGCTCCATCGCAACGGTCGATCCAGATGGCGTGGCCCTGGCGGCAATTCAGGGATTGAACACCAAGCTGGAACGCGAGAATGCGGCACTCCGCGCTCGGTTGGACGCCATTGAAGCCGCGTTGGGCCTGACGCCGAAGCTGTAG